The Geothrix oryzae DNA window TCGCTCCAGACCGTGGGCGACCTCCTGCTCGCCGCCACGGGGGCCGCGGTGTCGCTCCGCCAGGGCGAGCTCAAGGCCGTGCCCCACGCCTGGTTCCACTCCCCCACGGACCTTCCCATCGACATGCCGGATGGCGACACCATCACCGAGGTGTTCCTGAAGCAGGCCCGCCGCAATCCCGGCCGCGTGGCGCTGGCGGATCAGTTGGGCGGCGTGAAGACCTACCGGGATGTCCTCACGGCCATCATGGTCCTCAAGCCCATCTTCGAGGGGTTGGAGGGCAGCCATGTGGGCCTCATGCTGCCTGCCTCCGGGGGCGCCAGCATCCTGTACCTGGCCCTGCTCTTCGCGGGCAAGACCCCGGTGCTGGTGAACTGGACGGCCGGGGCCCGGAGCATGGGGTACGGCCTGGATCTCGTGGGGGTCAAGCAGGTGGTCACCGTCTCCACGCTGGTCAGCCGCCTGGATGCCCAGGGCGTGGACCTCTCGGCGGTGAAGCACCGGCTGCTGCTGCTCGACGAAGCCGGGAAGAAGATATCCCTCGCCACGAAGCTGGCCGCGGCCTTCCGCGCCCGCTTCAACTGGACCTCCCTGCAGGGGGCCAAGCCCCCGGAAACCGCCGCCGTGCTGTTCACCAGCGGCAGCGAAAGCCATCCCAAGGCCGTGCCGCTCACCCACGGGAACATCCTGGCGAACATCCGGGATGCCGCACAGGCCCTCCATTTCCGCCAGGACGAGCGGGTGATGGGCTGCCTGCCGCCCTTCCACGCCTTCGGGCTCACCACCACCACCATCCTTCCGCTTCTGCTGGGCCTGCGCGTGGTCTACCACCCCAACCCCACCGAGGGGAGGATGCTGGCCCGCATCATCGAGGCCTACCACGCCACCCTGCTGGTGGGGACGCCCACCTTCCTCGGGGGCATCATCCGCGTGGCGGAGGACAGACACCTGGAATCCCTGCGGATCGTGGTCTCCGGGGCCGAGAAATGTTCCGAGCAGATCTACGCGACCCTGGCGCGCCGCTGGCCGAAGACCACGGTTCTGGAGGGCTACGGCATCACGGAATGTTCGCCCGTGGTGTCGGTGAACCGGGAGGATGATCCGCGGAACGGCAGCATCGGCAAGCCGCTGGTCTCCGTCGAGTGGGCCATCGTGGACCTGGAGACGGGTCGCCGGGCCGAGCCGGGACAGCCGGGCATGCTGCTGGTGCGTGGGCCCAGCATCTTCTCCGGGTACCTGAACCCCGATGTGGAGTCGCCTTTCGAAAGCTTCGAGGGTCGCGACTGGTACCGGACGGGGGACCTGGTCCGCCAGGACCGTGGCGTCCTGGTCTTCGCGGGCCGCCTCAAGCGCTTCGTGAAGCTCGGCGGCGAGATGGTCTCCCTGCCGGCCATCGAAGAGGCCCTTTCGCAGCGCTTCCTGGGCGAGGATGAAACCGAGCCGCTTCTCGCGGTGGAAGCCGGCGTGGAGGAGCTCAATCCCGACCTGGTCCTCTTCTCGGTCTCCGGGATCGCCCGCGACGAGGCCAACGCGGCCATCCGGGCCGCAGGCCTCTCGTCGCTGCACAACATCCGTGCCGTCCGCCAGATCGACCAGATCCCGACCCTGGGCACGGGCAAGACCGATTACCGGGCCCTGAAGGCACTGCTGGCCGAGGCTGAAGTCTAGGGTTCCACTTCGATCAAGAGCGCCAGGCCCAGCCCGCCGCCGATGCCCAGCGTGGCCACGCCCAGCCCGCCGCCGCGGGCTTTCAGCTGGTGGATCAGGGTGACGACGATGCGGGCCCCGGTGGCGCCGATGGGGTGTCCCAGGGCCACGCCGCCCCCGGCCACATTCAGGCGCTCCGGGGGGATGCCGAGCTGCCGCTGGCAGACCAGGAGCTGGGCGGAGAAGGCCTCGTTCAGCTCCCAGAGGTGGATGTCGGAGACGGCCAGCCCCTGGGCTGCGAGTAGCCGTTGGACGGCCGGGACGGGAGCTTCACCCATGTCGAGGGGATCCACCCCGGCCTCGCTCCAGCCCAGGATCCGCGCCAGGGGCGGGGCTCCGCCCGCCTGGTCCCGCCGGGCCACGAGCAGGGCCGCGGCGCCATCCGAAAGGGCCGAGGCATTCCCGGCGGTGACCTGGCCCTGGGGTGCGAAGACCGGCGCCAGCCGCGCCAGCGCTTCGATCGAGATGTCCGGCCGGATGGATTCGTCGTGATCCAGGGCCGGATGGGGCAGGAGCTCCGCGCGGGTGTCCGCGGCCGCCGCGCGGTGGTGGCTGTCGGCGGCCCAGGCATCGGCCTCGAGTCGGGAGATGTCCCGCTTCGCGGCCAGCCGCTCGATGGTCTCGCCCATGAGCAAGCCGGTGACGGGGCAGCGCAGGCCGTCCTGATGCATGACATCGGGCAGCTGGCGGTGGCCCATTCGAAATCCCCAACGCAGACCCGGCACGAGGTGCGGCGTATCGGACATGGCTTCGCTCCCCCCGGCGAGGATGGGGGCTCCGGCCCCGTCCTTCAGGCGCTGGGCGGCGAGAATGAGGGCCTGGAGGCTGGAGCCGCAGGCCATGTTGATCGTGAAGGCCGGTGTGTCGTGGGGCAGACCCGCCTTCAGAACCAGGGTGCGGGCGGGGTTCATGCCCTGGGTGTGGCTGCGGGCCATGCCCCAGATCAGGTTTCCGGGCCGGGGCAGGGGCCCCTGGGCCAGCAGGCCCTCCAGGGCCGTCAGGCCGAGGCCCACCGCGCCCAGGCCCGCCAGGCTGCCGCCGTAGCGTCCCTGGTGCAGCCGACCCGCAGCGAGGATCAGAAGGTCATGGGGTGCCCTCACTTGGGCGGATCCCAATCATCGGGCGTCGGTTCCCGGGGGCCCAGGCGGGCGTCGGGGGGGAACCAGGCATCCCAGAGCGCCCGGTGCCGGGCGATGTACTCCCGGATCCAGTAGCGGAGCCGGTTCCCGACGGGGCGGTCCTCCGTGGAAGCGGGCACCCCCCAGGCCTGGAGGCCCATGCGATCCGCCAGATAGAGCGCCCGGGCCAGGTGGAAATCCGAGGTGACGATGACCACCTGCGGCTGCCCGAAGACCACTTGGGCGCGCCTCAGGCTGTCCCAGGTCCGGAGCCCGGCGTAGTCGCTGACGATGTGGGTCGGGGGGACGCCCTGCTTCACGAGCCAGCGGCGCATGGCCTGGGGTTCATTGTAGGAGGGATGGCGGTTGTCGCCGGAGACCAGGAACCAGCGGATCTTGCCGGAGCGGTAGAGTTCCAGGGCCGTGCGGAGCCGGCCCTCCAGGATGGAGGTGGGCTCACCGTCCCCGTACACGCCGGCCCCCAGCACCAAGACGGGGCCGCCCACGGGCGGAAGGGCGTCGGCCCGG harbors:
- a CDS encoding AMP-binding protein; amino-acid sequence: MIRALGRPLLRLRYRIQFEGAESLPVPGRPGVLFLASHPTLVDPFLLVTALHGRFAPILVAGRDHAASAPLRWLARLLGFRPLPDPADHGDRTRQVLDQELTALAGHLTSGGNLILFPGARLARQKVEDLADNSTVASILRQAPGARVVVIRLRGLWGSRFSAASGRRPSIGLELLKGLGYLAANALFFMPKRDVQVAFEEVRDLPLAEGRQAVNRALEARLNADAAPRLFVPYLVWKNHEPRILPEPPRPRVEGNPRAVPPQVRDAVRRHLQAVTGQTDIQDPQHLVRDLGLDALGHRELELWLQRAYGYPCSDPASLQTVGDLLLAATGAAVSLRQGELKAVPHAWFHSPTDLPIDMPDGDTITEVFLKQARRNPGRVALADQLGGVKTYRDVLTAIMVLKPIFEGLEGSHVGLMLPASGGASILYLALLFAGKTPVLVNWTAGARSMGYGLDLVGVKQVVTVSTLVSRLDAQGVDLSAVKHRLLLLDEAGKKISLATKLAAAFRARFNWTSLQGAKPPETAAVLFTSGSESHPKAVPLTHGNILANIRDAAQALHFRQDERVMGCLPPFHAFGLTTTTILPLLLGLRVVYHPNPTEGRMLARIIEAYHATLLVGTPTFLGGIIRVAEDRHLESLRIVVSGAEKCSEQIYATLARRWPKTTVLEGYGITECSPVVSVNREDDPRNGSIGKPLVSVEWAIVDLETGRRAEPGQPGMLLVRGPSIFSGYLNPDVESPFESFEGRDWYRTGDLVRQDRGVLVFAGRLKRFVKLGGEMVSLPAIEEALSQRFLGEDETEPLLAVEAGVEELNPDLVLFSVSGIARDEANAAIRAAGLSSLHNIRAVRQIDQIPTLGTGKTDYRALKALLAEAEV
- a CDS encoding thiolase family protein, with amino-acid sequence MRAPHDLLILAAGRLHQGRYGGSLAGLGAVGLGLTALEGLLAQGPLPRPGNLIWGMARSHTQGMNPARTLVLKAGLPHDTPAFTINMACGSSLQALILAAQRLKDGAGAPILAGGSEAMSDTPHLVPGLRWGFRMGHRQLPDVMHQDGLRCPVTGLLMGETIERLAAKRDISRLEADAWAADSHHRAAAADTRAELLPHPALDHDESIRPDISIEALARLAPVFAPQGQVTAGNASALSDGAAALLVARRDQAGGAPPLARILGWSEAGVDPLDMGEAPVPAVQRLLAAQGLAVSDIHLWELNEAFSAQLLVCQRQLGIPPERLNVAGGGVALGHPIGATGARIVVTLIHQLKARGGGLGVATLGIGGGLGLALLIEVEP
- a CDS encoding SanA/YdcF family protein, which produces MPISAFLHRCWLHRWALLLALALPLLGDLLWTLGRFPAMHHQQIYRADALPPVGGPVLVLGAGVYGDGEPTSILEGRLRTALELYRSGKIRWFLVSGDNRHPSYNEPQAMRRWLVKQGVPPTHIVSDYAGLRTWDSLRRAQVVFGQPQVVIVTSDFHLARALYLADRMGLQAWGVPASTEDRPVGNRLRYWIREYIARHRALWDAWFPPDARLGPREPTPDDWDPPK